The following coding sequences are from one Nicotiana tomentosiformis chromosome 3, ASM39032v3, whole genome shotgun sequence window:
- the LOC138908592 gene encoding uncharacterized protein, with protein MNRKHNFCVVALMEPFQKKGRIDRYKRRLNMETAYANINGQIWLFFDAVVEWKLVEDTEQQVTVRVFDHDLGQHMMMTFVYAKCSAMERLDLWDHLYYLASDLELPWLVGGDFNVILHEDEKIGGLPVHPPEYENFAFCVNSCDLFEQGYKGSSFTWWNKRSNVECIFKRFDRIFCEFAILEHVANY; from the coding sequence ATGAATAGGAAGCATAATTTTTGTGTAGTTGCATTGATGGAACCTTTTCAAAAGAAGGGACGCATTGATAGATATAAAAGGAGGTTGAATATGGAGACTGCTTATGCAAATATTAatgggcaaatatggttgttcttcgaTGCAGTGGTGGAATGGAAATTAGTGGAGGATACTGAGCAACAGGTGACTGTGAGAGTGTTTGACCATGACCTAGGGCAGCACATGATGAtgacatttgtttatgcaaaatgttcagCAATGGAGAGGTTGGATTTGTGGGATCACTTGTATTACTTAGCAAGTGATTtggaattaccatggttggtaggaggggatttcaatgtgatactgcatgaagatgagaaaatagggggacttccagtacaccctcctgaatatgagaattttgcattttgtgtaaactcttgtgatttgTTTGAGCAAGGGTACAAAGGAAGTTCATTCACATGGTGGAATAAGAGATCCAATGTtgagtgtatattcaagagattTGATAGGATCTTTTGTGAATTTGCCATTTTAGAACATGTTGCCAACTATTAA